The Methanosarcina barkeri MS DNA window AGCGTCCGTAACTAATTTAGCCTTCAGAGGGCTGACAGAGCAAATTTCGGATTATGTCGTTTTTTCTGAAACTTGAAGGAGAAAAACTAAATATATATTTTTTAAAGTTTCCCCAAGATTTCCACGAAGTACCTCATCGACTTAATATAAAAGCTTTTTGGAATCATCCCGTTATTATCATAATGGGGTAAAATAGCGACCTGAAGGAAATCTTATTTAATATGTGTTCTGTTAGAGATCGGTCAGAGATCGGCTGGATTCCGTTTCTCGACTTTTGCAGCTTAAACCAGAAGCAATTTTTAAAGCGATCAAATACTTCAGATTGAAAAAATACGTCCTTAAAGAGGTTTTAAACTTTCCAAAAACCCGGTTTACCCATTCCGGATAATCCCAATTTCTTTTATTCGGTCAGGAACAATCCTGATGGAAAGAAGTTTTTGTCGGTATTATTCAAATACAGCCGGGATCGAGAAAATATTTTCGAAGATAAATATCTCAAAACGAATCTGTCTAAAGATTAGTATCAATTATTTGAATTATTTTTTATAATTTCGCTGAAAATATTCAGGCTGATACTCAAAAAATATAATAATTTAACTTTTATATAAATAGAAATTCATCAGTACAGAAAAAATAAAAAGTCTTCAGCGGTATGAGGTAAATAAGAGTTCACAAGAATCCTCAATTCGCTCTTCAAAATCATACAAAAAGAAAAATTAATCTGCCGACAGGAACATCGGCTTAAAGTCATTAAATAATATCAACCTGAATAGCTGACCTGAATATTGCCAAAAATTTTCATTTGAGCTTGCAAATTTAGTAACATTCTCTGATTTTAGTATCGCAGTCTCAGTCAAAAAGCTCTGCCATTGCTTTTACACTTTTGAACATCTCGACAATCATAGGCGTGGTACTATTAGGTTCTCCAAGAGTCGAATTGGCAGCTTCGATCATGTTGTCAGGGTATATGAGGCTTGAATTAAGCCGTTCCATATTTTCGTTTAAAGGAACAAGAGAATTTTCCGTCTCACTCAAATTTTCAGGGTCTGATTCCATCACACCAAGTATGGAATTCGTTGTTGCTATGCCTGCCTCTGTCCCTCCGATTGTAGGCTGCAAAAATGGATATTCCTCAACGCGTGCGTTCAGGGTTCTATCTATGAGGTTAAGGTTGAGGTCAAGCATCTGAAGCATGGATGTGAGAAAACGGAAGTTTAGGCCTATTTCCTGATCCATTAGTTCATTTTCGTCACACATTGATGTGAAATCTGTTTCATTGTTTTCATCTTCAAAATTAGTCTCCGCTACATCAGTTACTGCAGATGAAATTGGAAGCGTTGACAGAATGACCAAGAAGCTTGCAGCTATCCTCAGGTAAAAAACCTTGGCTCTTTTCATAATAATTCCCCCCACTATTACTTATCCAGTACTTATCCAGTTTAGTAAAATTACTTCCTCTCTAAAAATACTCACACTTGTCTATAAAAACGCAACGATTCATATAAAATAATGTAGCAGGTTGAAAATATTGCAGGTCGTTTTGGAACAAAAATTTATAGGAGAAGAAACATATATTTGAACATATTAAACTATCAAAAAAAAGAGTTAAGGATATTTTGAAAGAGTTTGGTAATTTTCCAACAAGAATTTTAATCTCAAAAAAGGTTGGTTTTAAGTCTAGTTTGGCTAAATACCGGAAGTTTTGCCCTATTCGAGATTATTTTATTAAATTCATTGAGTCGTTAAGGGTGAAAATTATGAGAAAAAAACAATTCGCAATCGCTTGTACTTTCTTACTTATAATAGCCCATATGTTCAGGCGATGGAAACAAATGCAAAAATCTCTTGTCTGGAAAGGATTTTTAAGTGAATCCATGTGGGTCGAAGGTTATGGAGATCTATCGTCCTTCAAGAAATTAGTTTTTTGGATGAATTATCCTTTCTCCTATGCTAGATATTTATGGGATGTTGTATGGGATCGTATTGACAGATTGTATTTTAGATATTCAAGAGCAAGATCACTAAATAAGGATTGAATTCCAAAAGATTTGAACTTCTCAAAGTATAATATATTTAGAGATTAAAATCCCCTCAGTTCTTGTGGAAATTGGCATGAGCAAATGCAATAAGGGAAGATCGAATTACCAACAGTGTAAATGATTGTAGACCTGTACAGCTTCCTTTTTCATTGATATCCCGAAACATTTACGGTAAGCATAGTCTCATAAGTTTTCTCTCTAGATCATCAAACTGTGTCAAAGTTTAAAATAATGTAGTTTGCCTGTATCTTTTCTTTTCTAAGGGTTCTTTCTTTTGAGAGTAATTTATAATGCCCATAAGCCTATCAATAAAACCTATTTGTTCTTTTCGTATTTTTTTCTTAGCGAGCTCAATATCAAACCAGCCTGCTCTATCGACCTCGGGATACTCGTGTACTTTCCCGGAGTTTTTCGGCCACTCAAGCGGAAATGTATTACTTACAACATTTGATATATCCAGGTCTTTTTCAAGAGCCCATACATGGACTATCTTCTTTCTAGATTGGTTCAACTCTCCCAGATCAATAAACTCGCCGTCAGCCTCAAAACCTGTTTCTTCTTTAAATTCTCTTTTTGCCGTGTCCAGAGGTTTTTCGTGCCCTTCGGGTAGCCCTTTGGGTATTGACCACACTCCGTAGTCTTTGTTTGCCCAAAATGGCCCGCCTGGGTGAACCAGCATCACTTCGAGTATCTCATTCCTGAACCTGAATAAAAGAATGCCATTACTATGAACACGCACTTTTCTACTTCCTTTCCAAACTGCTTTAATCTTAATGTTTCATAATAAATTCATTTCATAACGAAATCATTTCATAATGAACTCATAGACGCTACATTGTAAAATGAGGCAAAATTCGGAATAAAACTGGAATTTCATTCTTGTTTGACATTCCGGTATCATTCGACACTCCGGAATCATTTGACATTTGCATCGTTTGCTTTAGTATTTATTTAGCCAAGAAAATATAAATTTACTGAGAAATTATTTAATGGCTGTGCCTTTAAAAAAGGTATAACAAAACGTGCCTTCTTGCCCTGCAGTCCGGTAAAGGTCGCTAATACCTTTATTCCACGTTTTTTCATCGATCATCTTTAGCTCCAGTGCCTGCTCCCTGACTCCCTCGACCATCGCAGTAAAAGTATTCTTCGTAAATCCTTCTACCAGATCGGGTTTACTCGAATCAACATATACCATTCTGGGGGAGACATTCACATTTTTAAAACCAGCTCGATTCAACAGCGGGTAGATTTCTCTACCTATGAGGGAATTACCTCCCAGAAGTTCCTGGATATCGATCAGGCACTTTATTGCTTGCATAGCTTCATCGCTCCTGGGATAAAAATAGCTTGAGCCGTGATCTCCTTCTATGACAGTTATCGTGCCCTCTTTTTTGAGTACCTTTTTCACCGACAATAAGGCATCAAGAGGGTTCTTAAGGTGTTCAAGTACAAAGCATATGAAAATATGGTCAAAAGTCTCGTCTTCATAGGGCAGAGAGAAAATATTAGCTACCTGAAAATCAACATTCTCCACCCCTTCTTTTTTAACCAATTGTCTTGCTTTTTCTACCGATTCATCTGAAATATCAATTGATGTGATGCTGGCTTCGGGACTGTTTCTGCTCAGTATGACTGTCTGCGCGCCCACACCGCAACCGGCCTCAAGCACTTTGCTTCCCGGAGGATATATGGTATCACTATGTAATAGCGCGGTGAGTGTATTTGCCTGGTCATGAAGTCGAGAATTTTCTCTATTAGAATATCCGTGTACGTAATCCATTTTATCAACCGAATTTCATAATAATTGCTTTTCTGCTGCTAATTTGTCCTTTGATGTACTTATATGTACAAGATTTTAGTACTAAACAAGTTTTACTATAAATGCTATTATAACTGCTCTATTTCTCTAAATATTTTGGATTTTGACCAAATGTGAAAACATATTAGATAGATATGATCAAATTTAAAAATATATAACATATTTTTGCATTCTTTCTCTTCGAAATGGAGATGGAACCCAAAATTAAACGGAGGAAGAAACATAGCGAACAAATCTACGGATGTATGCCCCTATCAGAAAGCCTGGACCCTTGAAAACTGGGTTCGTAGATTTTTGCAAAACCCTTACAAAATCGCTGGCAAATATGTCTAAGAAGGTCAGGTTGGTATGGATCTGGGATGCGGCCCGGGTTTCTTTTCTCTGGCAATGGCGAAGCTGGTTGGTGAAAACGGAAAGGTCATTTCGGTAAAGGTCATTTCGGTAAAGGTCATTTCGGTAAAGGTCATTTCGGTAAAGGTCATTTCGGTAAAGGTCATTTCGGTAAAGGTCATTTCGGTAAAGGTCATTTCGGTAAAGGTCATTTCGGTAAAGGTCATTTCGGTGGATGTTCAGGATGAGATGCTTCAGATATTAAAGTGTAAAAGTGAGCGTGAAGGGCTTAGTTCTCGCATCGTTCTTCATAAAATTAGTTTTAAAGGTTTTTGATAAATCGATAGCATTAGGGAAATTAAATGAATTTTTGCGTTTACCTGCAGAAAGCAGGGTAAAGTCATAAATCTTGTTTGTGTCATATTTTTCTATGTACTTTTAATATATTAATAATCCGCAATATTCATATTTTGTGACAACTCTTTAAATATTCAAACTATATTTGTTACTTGTTTGTTACAGTCAGTTTTTGAGGGGGGACACTGTGATTAAAAATGTTGAATATAGAATTATTCTAATTTTTCTTTTATTAGTTCTGTTTTTACAGATATCAAATATGGCGGCTGCAGAAAAACCTGCGGAACAATGGAACAGGTCTTTTGGTGGAAATGGTGAAGATAGTGCCTGGTGTATTCAACAGACTTCAGACGGTGGGTATATAGTGGCAGGCACAACGGCTTCATACGGCAAAGGTATAGAAGGTTATCCGGATGCCTGGCTTATTAAGGTTGATAAAAGTGGGAATATGCAGTGGAATAAAACTTATGGGGGAACTTATTTTGATGAAGGATACTTCACCCGACAAACTTCAGACGGCAGTTATGTGTTGTCAGGTTACACATTTCCTTCTGGTTATGCCGAACCATGGCTGATCAAGACAGACAAAAAAGGAAACGAGATGTGGAATAGAGTATCTGATAATATTACTCATTGGGATTACCTTCAGTACAGGGCTGAACGTACTTCTGATGGTGGATACGTAATTGGCGGTATAGTCGAATATGAGATCGGAGAGCGGGATGATCTGGTTCTGGTCGATTATGATATTATGATAACTAAGTATGACATGAGTGGCAATAAGCAGTGGAACAATACCTTTGGCAAAAATCATAGTCTTGAAACATTGAACTTTCTATTAGATCCTGTTAAGCAGACTTCTGATTGCGGATATGTAATTGCCAGTGCTACTATCTCAAATCAATCAAGTAACTATGATATCTGGCTTATAAAGACTGACGAGTATGGTAAGGAGCAGTGGAATAAGACCTTTGGCGGACCTATGGATGACTCTGCTTTTTCTATCTCGCTTACTTCAGATAATGGTTATGTGTTGGCCGGAATGTATAATGACTCATGGACCCTTGAGACTGATGGTAACGCGTTCATAATGAAAACAGACAGTGAAGGTAATCAGGAATGGATAAAAGAATTCAGAAACTGTACGCTATATTCCGTTCAACAGACTTCAGATGGTGGATATGTAGCTGCGGGCGTTAAAAACGAGAACGCATGGTTAGTTAAGTTGTCAAGCGATGAAAAAAATGCTAAGTATGAAACCGGAAAAAATATCGAATCTGAGAATTGTGAAGATACTGAATTTGAGAATGGCAAGGATACTGAATCGGAAAATGGAAAAAGTATTGATTCTGGTAATACATTAGATAGCTTCTCTGCCCAGGTAAGACATTACATTTGCGATATATTCAGGGAGATATTCCAGTGGAACTATACTTAAAGGGACTACTATACTTGAAGAGGCTACTATACTTAAAGGGACTACTTAAAGGGACTACTTAAAGGGAAACTTTTCTTGAGAAAATCACATTCCTGTTTTTAATGCAGTGTTGCAAGCTTCAAATCTTTTAAAATTCCTGGGTATTATGTCTACTCCCCTTTTTCTGCTTTTCCAAACAAACTTTGGAGTATTTCGATCCATCAAGAGCAAACTTATTTCCAATTAACGCCAAGAAGGATAAGAATCCGTATTTTATTAAACAATGGCACGAAAAAGTTATATACATCGTTCAGAAGTTTTAGTCAAACCTCATTTTAACTCCGTATGCCGAGAATAGATCATTTTTCTATACAAAAAATGGCTATACTACTTTATGTCGGTTCTACATTACTAAAGTGTCCTTTGGTCATAATTTTATAATTAATATATTTATTTTATATTAATACCTACATGAAAAAAGCATATATAGTAATACATACAATAAATAATGTAACATTTAGATCTAAATTAAACTGTATGGTGGGTATTATGATAGAAACAGAACTTATGAGGATAGGTGTCTCTCTTCCAGATACCCTTCTGAATAAATTCGATGAAATCGTTGAGAAAAGAGGTTATTCTTCCCGCTCGGAAGGCATGAGAGATGCTATCAGGAGTTATATTTACCATTATGAATGGATAAACGACGTTAAGGGCTATCGTATAGGAACAATTGCGGTTATTTATGACAACAAGAGAAAAGACCTTGCAAATGTTTTAACAAATATCCAGCATAACTATTCTCACCTGATAAGATCTTCAGTGCATGTTTACCTTGATCGTGAAAATTGTTTTGAACTAATTTTTCTCAATGGAAAAGGTGAAGATATTGCAGAACTTACTGAATCTATAATAGCCTTGAAAGGAGTCAAATTTTCAAAACTTACAACTATATCATTAAATAAATAATGAACTTATAGGTATATTTTGAGAAGTATACTCTGAGCTCATCCCAAAACCAGCTTTATACTAAGAACTGATAAGAATTTAAGACCTATTCCCGTGATCAGAAACTCATTGATTATTCTTAATTCCATATTCGGAGAAGCAGTTTTGAGTTATGGAATAGGTTCTCTTATAAACAAGTATATTCTTCCTTTTAAGAAGCATTGGCCTGGATGAGTTTTAAACTATTGAATACTAAGTAAAATAGGAAATTTTGAACTCAAATTTGAACGCGAAAACACCTGAAATTCCTCACCCGCTGCACATACAGGTAAAGAATTCAGGAGTTATGCGTTCAATTCACAGATTTAGGAGGCTTTTCTATTTTTGTCTGTTCGCTTAGACATAGATACATACGACAAACTGTTATTTAACACTTTTCATTACATTTGTGATATTTGATATTATTATATTGAAAACTTGTATTACTAATTTTAGGTCAACATTCAGGAAAAAACACTTTAACTTTTACAGTACCTGAGAAATATGAAGTTAATAACCTTAGTAGGACAGTGTTAACTAATTTATATTTAATAGTTTTCTTCTTTTTTGGTTCAATTGGGCTTGACAATTTTTATAAGTTTAAAAAAATTTATTATATATTCTATGTAATTCCATGCTTTTTTACTACAATCAAGATTGTAACGGGGACGCGAACATATCCCCATTGCTTGTAGGGGTGCGCCAGCGCAACGAGAGTAACAATATTCTCAAAATACAAAAATAGGCAAAGAATTT harbors:
- a CDS encoding NUDIX domain-containing protein, which encodes MRVHSNGILLFRFRNEILEVMLVHPGGPFWANKDYGVWSIPKGLPEGHEKPLDTAKREFKEETGFEADGEFIDLGELNQSRKKIVHVWALEKDLDISNVVSNTFPLEWPKNSGKVHEYPEVDRAGWFDIELAKKKIRKEQIGFIDRLMGIINYSQKKEPLEKKRYRQTTLF
- a CDS encoding class I SAM-dependent methyltransferase; this encodes MDYVHGYSNRENSRLHDQANTLTALLHSDTIYPPGSKVLEAGCGVGAQTVILSRNSPEASITSIDISDESVEKARQLVKKEGVENVDFQVANIFSLPYEDETFDHIFICFVLEHLKNPLDALLSVKKVLKKEGTITVIEGDHGSSYFYPRSDEAMQAIKCLIDIQELLGGNSLIGREIYPLLNRAGFKNVNVSPRMVYVDSSKPDLVEGFTKNTFTAMVEGVREQALELKMIDEKTWNKGISDLYRTAGQEGTFCYTFFKGTAIK
- the nikR gene encoding nickel-responsive transcriptional regulator NikR, coding for METELMRIGVSLPDTLLNKFDEIVEKRGYSSRSEGMRDAIRSYIYHYEWINDVKGYRIGTIAVIYDNKRKDLANVLTNIQHNYSHLIRSSVHVYLDRENCFELIFLNGKGEDIAELTESIIALKGVKFSKLTTISLNK